From a region of the Neodiprion fabricii isolate iyNeoFabr1 chromosome 7, iyNeoFabr1.1, whole genome shotgun sequence genome:
- the LOC124186463 gene encoding cell wall integrity and stress response component 4 isoform X1: MASVKDTATFFAEGTASQFEHVIKLYPQALRLKADLKTKKPEELIKLDNWYQNELPKKIKSRGKDAHLIHEELVQTMKWKQTRGKFYPQLSYLVKVNTPRAVMAETKKAFKKLPNLEQAITALSNLKGVGTTMASALLAAASPENAPFMADECLMAIPEIEGIDYTTKEYLNFVQHIQTTVERLNKQISNGKSWSPHRVELALWTHYVASELQPELLDGIPGTTENGNSHPTNGETTEPSDDSNQEEEVVAGGVVAVSNGNKDPIDPAAIDENSTTSFTEDSLDKPATLTATIAAAEAATMTATTTTTTVTKETEMETESDATTTTTKTTTTTTTTTTTVTPSEDTNDSVATNDDSNNRPTDSEDTEDSQDNTQEPPSKKSKK; encoded by the exons ATGGCTTCCGTGAAAGACACGGCGACTTTCTTCGCCGAAGGTACGGCGAGCCAATTTGAACACGTTATCAAGCTATATCCTCAGGCGCTGAGGCTAAAGGCGGACTTGAAGACCAAGAAACCCGAGGAACTTATCAAGCTGGATAACTG GTACCAAAATGAACTGCCTAAGAAAATCAAATCGAGAGGAAAGGACGCTCATCTTATTCACGAAGAGCTGGTACAGACAATGAAATGGAAACAAACG CGTGGCAAATTTTATCCCCAACTTTCGTACCTGGTCAAGGTGAATACACCCAGAGCTGTTATGGCTGAGACAAAAAAAGCCTTTAAGAAACTGCCAAACCTGGAACAGGCTATCACTGCCCTATCAAATTTAAAAGGGGTCGGCACTACCATGGCCTCCGCCCTACTCGCTGCTGCTTCACCGGAAAATGCTCCATTCATGGCCGACGAATGCCTCATGGCTATTCCAGAAATCGAAGGCATCGACTACACTACCAAGGAGTACCTGAACTTTGTCCAGCACATTCAGACCACAGTTGAAAGGCTCAACAAACAAA taTCAAATGGTAAATCGTGGAGCCCGCACAGAGTTGAACTCGCGCTGTGGACGCACTACGTAGCCTCAGAATTGCAGCCAGAATTGTTGGACGGAATACCAGGTACAACCGAGAACGGTAACTCGCATCCGACAAACGGAGAGACAACAGAACCATCTGACGACAGTAACCAAGAGGAGGAAGTAGTGGCTGGAGGAGTGGTTGCGGTATCGAATGGTAACAAGGATCCGATAGATCCAGCAGCGATTGATGAAAATAGTACAACGTCGTTCACCGAGGATTCGCTGGACAAGCCAGCCACCCTGACAGCGACTATAGCAGCAGCGGAGGCGGCGACAATGACggcaacaacgacaacaacgaCGGTTACAAAGGAGACTGAAATGGAGACAGAGTCGGACGCGACGACCACGAcgacaaaaacaacaacaacaacaacaacaacaacgacaacggTAACGCCAAGCGAAGACACAAACGACTCTGTCGCAACAAACGACGACAGCAACAATCGGCCGACGGACAGCGAGGACACAGAGGACTCTCAGGATAATACCCAAGAGCCGCCGTCTAAAAAAAGCAAGAAGTGA
- the LOC124186463 gene encoding cell wall integrity and stress response component 4 isoform X2, producing MRGVQSDIDARTRSVSRCATYIRAKKRCSRWQAAYGRDSRDIGTGRATLTYQNELPKKIKSRGKDAHLIHEELVQTMKWKQTRGKFYPQLSYLVKVNTPRAVMAETKKAFKKLPNLEQAITALSNLKGVGTTMASALLAAASPENAPFMADECLMAIPEIEGIDYTTKEYLNFVQHIQTTVERLNKQISNGKSWSPHRVELALWTHYVASELQPELLDGIPGTTENGNSHPTNGETTEPSDDSNQEEEVVAGGVVAVSNGNKDPIDPAAIDENSTTSFTEDSLDKPATLTATIAAAEAATMTATTTTTTVTKETEMETESDATTTTTKTTTTTTTTTTTVTPSEDTNDSVATNDDSNNRPTDSEDTEDSQDNTQEPPSKKSKK from the exons ATGCGTGGTGTGCAAAGCGACATAGATGCACGTACACGGTCCGTTAGTCGTTGTGCTACCTACATAAGAGCGAAGAAACGGTGCAGTCGCTGGCAGGCGGCTTATGGCCGGGACAGTCGCGACATCGGGACGGGACGGGCGACGCTGAC GTACCAAAATGAACTGCCTAAGAAAATCAAATCGAGAGGAAAGGACGCTCATCTTATTCACGAAGAGCTGGTACAGACAATGAAATGGAAACAAACG CGTGGCAAATTTTATCCCCAACTTTCGTACCTGGTCAAGGTGAATACACCCAGAGCTGTTATGGCTGAGACAAAAAAAGCCTTTAAGAAACTGCCAAACCTGGAACAGGCTATCACTGCCCTATCAAATTTAAAAGGGGTCGGCACTACCATGGCCTCCGCCCTACTCGCTGCTGCTTCACCGGAAAATGCTCCATTCATGGCCGACGAATGCCTCATGGCTATTCCAGAAATCGAAGGCATCGACTACACTACCAAGGAGTACCTGAACTTTGTCCAGCACATTCAGACCACAGTTGAAAGGCTCAACAAACAAA taTCAAATGGTAAATCGTGGAGCCCGCACAGAGTTGAACTCGCGCTGTGGACGCACTACGTAGCCTCAGAATTGCAGCCAGAATTGTTGGACGGAATACCAGGTACAACCGAGAACGGTAACTCGCATCCGACAAACGGAGAGACAACAGAACCATCTGACGACAGTAACCAAGAGGAGGAAGTAGTGGCTGGAGGAGTGGTTGCGGTATCGAATGGTAACAAGGATCCGATAGATCCAGCAGCGATTGATGAAAATAGTACAACGTCGTTCACCGAGGATTCGCTGGACAAGCCAGCCACCCTGACAGCGACTATAGCAGCAGCGGAGGCGGCGACAATGACggcaacaacgacaacaacgaCGGTTACAAAGGAGACTGAAATGGAGACAGAGTCGGACGCGACGACCACGAcgacaaaaacaacaacaacaacaacaacaacaacgacaacggTAACGCCAAGCGAAGACACAAACGACTCTGTCGCAACAAACGACGACAGCAACAATCGGCCGACGGACAGCGAGGACACAGAGGACTCTCAGGATAATACCCAAGAGCCGCCGTCTAAAAAAAGCAAGAAGTGA
- the LOC124186467 gene encoding growth factor receptor-bound protein 2 isoform X1: MEAIAKHDFNATADDELSFRRSQVLKILNMEDDMNWYRAELDSREGLIPSNYIEMKNHDWYYGRITRADAERLLMNKREGAFLIRISESSPGDFSLSVKCSDGVQHFKVLRDAQGKFFLWVVKFNSLNELVEYHRTASVSRSQDVKLLDMKPEECLVQALYDFAPQEPGELEFRRGDVITVTDRTDQHWWHGEIGSRRGLFPSTYVTQYHS; encoded by the exons ATGGAGGCGATAGCGAAACACGATTTCAATGCGACGGCCGACGACGAGCTCAGCTTTCGTAGGAGTCAAGTATTGAAG ATTTTAAACATGGAAGACGACATGAATTGGTACAGAGCAGAATTGGACTCTAGGGAAGGCTTGATACCGAGCAATTACATTGAGATGAAGAATCACGA CTGGTATTACGGGAGAATAACAAGAGCAGATGCGGAAAGGCTTTTGATGAACAAACGCGAAGGTGCGTTTCTTATCAGAATCAGCGAGAGTTCTCCCGGGGATTTTTCCCTGTCAGTCAA ATGCTCGGACGGCGTTCAGCATTTCAAAGTCCTCAGAGACGCGCAAGGCAAGTTCTTCCTTTGGGTAGTCAAATTCAACAGTCTTAACGAGCTTGTCGAATATCATCGCACCGCATCAGTATCTCGTTCTCAGGACGTGAAATTGCTTGATATGAAACCAGAGGAG TGCTTGGTCCAGGCGCTCTATGATTTTGCACCCCAGGAACCCGGAGAACTTGAATTCAGACGAGGCGACGTCATCACAGTTACAGATCGCACTGACCAGCATTGGTGGCACGGAGAGATTGGCAGCAGACGGGGACTCTTCCCATCGACTTACGTTACGCAGTATCACTCCTAG